The Lutra lutra chromosome 10, mLutLut1.2, whole genome shotgun sequence genome contains a region encoding:
- the TBC1D10C gene encoding carabin isoform X4 → MPLPSEPCSQVPGLGMGWMGAQVPGWPEAASHTGFLHILQPVVAWVWGTMAQALGEDLVQTSEGQDDSSSLGSDSELSGPGPYRQADRYGFIGGSSAEPGPGHPPADLIRQREMKWVEMTSHWEKTMSRRYKKVKMQCRKGIPSALRARCWPLLCGAHVCQQNSPGTYQELAKAPGDPQWMETINRDLHRQFPLHEMFVSPQGHGRGSCRYSRPTPCIGLNRATVRPKALWPLCCSCICPQRRPSGAWYRSARSTSPATMGLIWRPCSWTPRCSRLCFDGCSLACTSTCSRWASGLCSTCPSGSCVSSPAPCPSPPCCVSGTPSSARGPAAETQRAGVGSCVPWLLACCSAQKHQPPHRGPTVTAPGLSQAAELREGGRRLAEGRVRYRIEEGQVWPCTE, encoded by the exons ATGCCTCTCCCCTCTGAACCCTGCAGCCAGGTCCCTGGGCTAGGGATGGGCTGGATGGGAGCCCAGGTTCCAGGCTGGCCAGAAGCAGCCTCTCACActggctttctccacatcctacaGCCCGTGGTAGCTTGGGTCTGGGGCACCAtggcccaggccctgggggaggACCTCGTACAAACTTCCGAGGGGCAGGATGACTCCAGCTCTTTGGGGTctgactctgagctgagtgggCCCGGCCCATATCGCCAGGCTGATCGCTATGGCTTCATTGGGGGCAGCTCAGCAGAACCAGG GCCAGGTCACCCTCCTGCAGACCTTATCCGCCAGCGGGAGATGAAGTGGGTAGAGATGACCTCGCACTGGGAGAAAACCATGTCTCGGCGGTATAAGAAG GTAAAGATGCAGTGCCGGAAAGGCATCCCCTCGGCTCTGCGGGCCCGCTGCTGGCCCCTGTTGTGCGGGGCCCATGTGTGTCAGCAGAACAGCCCAGGCACCTATCAG GAACTGGCCAAAGCCCCTGGAGACCCACAGTGGATGGAGACCATCAACCGGGACCTGCACCGCCAGTTCCCTCTACACGAGATGTTTGTGTCGCCCCAGGGTCACGG CAGGGGCTCCTGCAGGTACTCAAGGCCTACACCCTGTATCGGCCTGAACAGGGCTACTGTCAGGCCCAAGGCCCTGTGGCCGCTGTGCTGCTCATGCATCTGCCCCCAGAG GAGGCCTTCTGGTGCCTGGTACAGATCTGCGAGGTCTACCTCCCCGGCTACTATGGGCCTCATATG GAGGCCGTGCAGCTGGACGCCGAGGTGTTCACGGCTCTGCTTCGACGGCTGCTCCCTCGCGTGCACAAGCACCTGCAGCAGGTGGGCGTCGGGCCTCTGCTCTACCTGCCCGAGTGGTTCCTGTGTCTCTTCGCCcgctccctgcccttccccaccgtGCTGCGTGTCTGGGACGCCTTCCTCAGCGAGG GGACCAGCTGCCGAGACGCAGAGAGCAGGTGTGGGGAGTTGTGTCCCCTGGCTGCTGGCATGCTGCTCTGCTCAGAAGCATCAGCCCCCACATCGCGGTCCCACTGTCACTGCTCCTGGTCTGAGTCAGGCTGCAGAGCTGCGGGAGGGTGGGAGGCGTCTGGCGGAGGGCAGGGTCAGGTACAGAATTGAGGAGGGGCAGGTTTGGCCCTGCACTGAGTGA
- the TBC1D10C gene encoding carabin isoform X6 produces the protein MPLPSEPCSQVPGLGMGWMGAQVPGWPEAASHTGFLHILQPVVAWVWGTMAQALGEDLVQTSEGQDDSSSLGSDSELSGPGPYRQADRYGFIGGSSAEPGPGHPPADLIRQREMKWVEMTSHWEKTMSRRYKKVKMQCRKGIPSALRARCWPLLCGAHVCQQNSPGTYQELAKAPGDPQWMETINRDLHRQFPLHEMFVSPQGHGQQGLLQVLKAYTLYRPEQGYCQAQGPVAAVLLMHLPPEVSALDPNPEEAFWCLVQICEVYLPGYYGPHMEAVQLDAEVFTALLRRLLPRVHKHLQQVGVGPLLYLPEWFLCLFARSLPFPTVLRVWDAFLSEGVKVLFRVGLTLVRLALGTTEQRLACPGLLETLGALRAIPPTQLQEEVFMSQVHSVALSEQDLQREIRVQLARLPESTSGPPPRPQARLPGAQAIFEAQQLAGVRGGTRPEVPQIVVQPPEEPRPPRRKPQTRGKTFHGLLTRPRGPPLEGPSRSHRGSTSFLDTRF, from the exons ATGCCTCTCCCCTCTGAACCCTGCAGCCAGGTCCCTGGGCTAGGGATGGGCTGGATGGGAGCCCAGGTTCCAGGCTGGCCAGAAGCAGCCTCTCACActggctttctccacatcctacaGCCCGTGGTAGCTTGGGTCTGGGGCACCAtggcccaggccctgggggaggACCTCGTACAAACTTCCGAGGGGCAGGATGACTCCAGCTCTTTGGGGTctgactctgagctgagtgggCCCGGCCCATATCGCCAGGCTGATCGCTATGGCTTCATTGGGGGCAGCTCAGCAGAACCAGG GCCAGGTCACCCTCCTGCAGACCTTATCCGCCAGCGGGAGATGAAGTGGGTAGAGATGACCTCGCACTGGGAGAAAACCATGTCTCGGCGGTATAAGAAG GTAAAGATGCAGTGCCGGAAAGGCATCCCCTCGGCTCTGCGGGCCCGCTGCTGGCCCCTGTTGTGCGGGGCCCATGTGTGTCAGCAGAACAGCCCAGGCACCTATCAG GAACTGGCCAAAGCCCCTGGAGACCCACAGTGGATGGAGACCATCAACCGGGACCTGCACCGCCAGTTCCCTCTACACGAGATGTTTGTGTCGCCCCAGGGTCACGG GCAGCAGGGGCTCCTGCAGGTACTCAAGGCCTACACCCTGTATCGGCCTGAACAGGGCTACTGTCAGGCCCAAGGCCCTGTGGCCGCTGTGCTGCTCATGCATCTGCCCCCAGAGGTGAGTGCCCTCGACCCCAATCCAGAG GAGGCCTTCTGGTGCCTGGTACAGATCTGCGAGGTCTACCTCCCCGGCTACTATGGGCCTCATATG GAGGCCGTGCAGCTGGACGCCGAGGTGTTCACGGCTCTGCTTCGACGGCTGCTCCCTCGCGTGCACAAGCACCTGCAGCAGGTGGGCGTCGGGCCTCTGCTCTACCTGCCCGAGTGGTTCCTGTGTCTCTTCGCCcgctccctgcccttccccaccgtGCTGCGTGTCTGGGACGCCTTCCTCAGCGAGG GCGTGAAGGTGCTGTTCCGAGTGGGGCTGACGCTCGTGCGCCTGGCGCTGGGCACCACAGAACAGCGCCTGGCCTGCCCCGGGCTCCTGGAGACCCTCGGTGCCCTGCGAGCCATCCCACCCACCCAGCTGCAGGAGGAGGTCTTCATGTCCCAG GTGCACAGCGTGGCCCTGTCTGAGCAGGACCTGCAGCGGGAAATCAGGGTCCAGCTGGCCCGGCTGCCTGAGTCCACGTCCGGGCCACCCCCCAGGCCTCAGGCCCGCCTGCCTGGGGCCCAAGCCATCTTTGAGGCCCAGCAGCTGGCAGGGGTGCGAGGAGGCACCAGGCCCGAGGTGCCCCAAATCGTGGTGCAGCCCCCAGAGGAGCCCAGGCCCCCGCGGCGCAAGCCCCAGACCCGAGGAAAGACCTTCCATGGGCTCCTGACTCGGCCCAGGGGTCCCCCTCTCGAGGGCCCCTCCAGGTCTCATCGAGGCTCCACCTCCTTCCTGGATACCCGGTTCTGA
- the TBC1D10C gene encoding carabin isoform X1 produces MPLPSEPCSQVPGLGMGWMGAQVPGWPEAASHTGFLHILQPVVAWVWGTMAQALGEDLVQTSEGQDDSSSLGSDSELSGPGPYRQADRYGFIGGSSAEPGPGHPPADLIRQREMKWVEMTSHWEKTMSRRYKKVKMQCRKGIPSALRARCWPLLCGAHVCQQNSPGTYQELAKAPGDPQWMETINRDLHRQFPLHEMFVSPQGHGQQGLLQVLKAYTLYRPEQGYCQAQGPVAAVLLMHLPPEEAFWCLVQICEVYLPGYYGPHMEAVQLDAEVFTALLRRLLPRVHKHLQQVGVGPLLYLPEWFLCLFARSLPFPTVLRVWDAFLSEGVKVLFRVGLTLVRLALGTTEQRLACPGLLETLGALRAIPPTQLQEEVFMSQVHSVALSEQDLQREIRVQLARLPESTSGPPPRPQARLPGAQAIFEAQQLAGVRGGTRPEVPQIVVQPPEEPRPPRRKPQTRGKTFHGLLTRPRGPPLEGPSRSHRGSTSFLDTRF; encoded by the exons ATGCCTCTCCCCTCTGAACCCTGCAGCCAGGTCCCTGGGCTAGGGATGGGCTGGATGGGAGCCCAGGTTCCAGGCTGGCCAGAAGCAGCCTCTCACActggctttctccacatcctacaGCCCGTGGTAGCTTGGGTCTGGGGCACCAtggcccaggccctgggggaggACCTCGTACAAACTTCCGAGGGGCAGGATGACTCCAGCTCTTTGGGGTctgactctgagctgagtgggCCCGGCCCATATCGCCAGGCTGATCGCTATGGCTTCATTGGGGGCAGCTCAGCAGAACCAGG GCCAGGTCACCCTCCTGCAGACCTTATCCGCCAGCGGGAGATGAAGTGGGTAGAGATGACCTCGCACTGGGAGAAAACCATGTCTCGGCGGTATAAGAAG GTAAAGATGCAGTGCCGGAAAGGCATCCCCTCGGCTCTGCGGGCCCGCTGCTGGCCCCTGTTGTGCGGGGCCCATGTGTGTCAGCAGAACAGCCCAGGCACCTATCAG GAACTGGCCAAAGCCCCTGGAGACCCACAGTGGATGGAGACCATCAACCGGGACCTGCACCGCCAGTTCCCTCTACACGAGATGTTTGTGTCGCCCCAGGGTCACGG GCAGCAGGGGCTCCTGCAGGTACTCAAGGCCTACACCCTGTATCGGCCTGAACAGGGCTACTGTCAGGCCCAAGGCCCTGTGGCCGCTGTGCTGCTCATGCATCTGCCCCCAGAG GAGGCCTTCTGGTGCCTGGTACAGATCTGCGAGGTCTACCTCCCCGGCTACTATGGGCCTCATATG GAGGCCGTGCAGCTGGACGCCGAGGTGTTCACGGCTCTGCTTCGACGGCTGCTCCCTCGCGTGCACAAGCACCTGCAGCAGGTGGGCGTCGGGCCTCTGCTCTACCTGCCCGAGTGGTTCCTGTGTCTCTTCGCCcgctccctgcccttccccaccgtGCTGCGTGTCTGGGACGCCTTCCTCAGCGAGG GCGTGAAGGTGCTGTTCCGAGTGGGGCTGACGCTCGTGCGCCTGGCGCTGGGCACCACAGAACAGCGCCTGGCCTGCCCCGGGCTCCTGGAGACCCTCGGTGCCCTGCGAGCCATCCCACCCACCCAGCTGCAGGAGGAGGTCTTCATGTCCCAG GTGCACAGCGTGGCCCTGTCTGAGCAGGACCTGCAGCGGGAAATCAGGGTCCAGCTGGCCCGGCTGCCTGAGTCCACGTCCGGGCCACCCCCCAGGCCTCAGGCCCGCCTGCCTGGGGCCCAAGCCATCTTTGAGGCCCAGCAGCTGGCAGGGGTGCGAGGAGGCACCAGGCCCGAGGTGCCCCAAATCGTGGTGCAGCCCCCAGAGGAGCCCAGGCCCCCGCGGCGCAAGCCCCAGACCCGAGGAAAGACCTTCCATGGGCTCCTGACTCGGCCCAGGGGTCCCCCTCTCGAGGGCCCCTCCAGGTCTCATCGAGGCTCCACCTCCTTCCTGGATACCCGGTTCTGA
- the TBC1D10C gene encoding carabin isoform X2: MPLPSEPCSQPVVAWVWGTMAQALGEDLVQTSEGQDDSSSLGSDSELSGPGPYRQADRYGFIGGSSAEPGPGHPPADLIRQREMKWVEMTSHWEKTMSRRYKKVKMQCRKGIPSALRARCWPLLCGAHVCQQNSPGTYQELAKAPGDPQWMETINRDLHRQFPLHEMFVSPQGHGQQGLLQVLKAYTLYRPEQGYCQAQGPVAAVLLMHLPPEEAFWCLVQICEVYLPGYYGPHMEAVQLDAEVFTALLRRLLPRVHKHLQQVGVGPLLYLPEWFLCLFARSLPFPTVLRVWDAFLSEGVKVLFRVGLTLVRLALGTTEQRLACPGLLETLGALRAIPPTQLQEEVFMSQVHSVALSEQDLQREIRVQLARLPESTSGPPPRPQARLPGAQAIFEAQQLAGVRGGTRPEVPQIVVQPPEEPRPPRRKPQTRGKTFHGLLTRPRGPPLEGPSRSHRGSTSFLDTRF, from the exons ATGCCTCTCCCCTCTGAACCCTGCAGCCAG CCCGTGGTAGCTTGGGTCTGGGGCACCAtggcccaggccctgggggaggACCTCGTACAAACTTCCGAGGGGCAGGATGACTCCAGCTCTTTGGGGTctgactctgagctgagtgggCCCGGCCCATATCGCCAGGCTGATCGCTATGGCTTCATTGGGGGCAGCTCAGCAGAACCAGG GCCAGGTCACCCTCCTGCAGACCTTATCCGCCAGCGGGAGATGAAGTGGGTAGAGATGACCTCGCACTGGGAGAAAACCATGTCTCGGCGGTATAAGAAG GTAAAGATGCAGTGCCGGAAAGGCATCCCCTCGGCTCTGCGGGCCCGCTGCTGGCCCCTGTTGTGCGGGGCCCATGTGTGTCAGCAGAACAGCCCAGGCACCTATCAG GAACTGGCCAAAGCCCCTGGAGACCCACAGTGGATGGAGACCATCAACCGGGACCTGCACCGCCAGTTCCCTCTACACGAGATGTTTGTGTCGCCCCAGGGTCACGG GCAGCAGGGGCTCCTGCAGGTACTCAAGGCCTACACCCTGTATCGGCCTGAACAGGGCTACTGTCAGGCCCAAGGCCCTGTGGCCGCTGTGCTGCTCATGCATCTGCCCCCAGAG GAGGCCTTCTGGTGCCTGGTACAGATCTGCGAGGTCTACCTCCCCGGCTACTATGGGCCTCATATG GAGGCCGTGCAGCTGGACGCCGAGGTGTTCACGGCTCTGCTTCGACGGCTGCTCCCTCGCGTGCACAAGCACCTGCAGCAGGTGGGCGTCGGGCCTCTGCTCTACCTGCCCGAGTGGTTCCTGTGTCTCTTCGCCcgctccctgcccttccccaccgtGCTGCGTGTCTGGGACGCCTTCCTCAGCGAGG GCGTGAAGGTGCTGTTCCGAGTGGGGCTGACGCTCGTGCGCCTGGCGCTGGGCACCACAGAACAGCGCCTGGCCTGCCCCGGGCTCCTGGAGACCCTCGGTGCCCTGCGAGCCATCCCACCCACCCAGCTGCAGGAGGAGGTCTTCATGTCCCAG GTGCACAGCGTGGCCCTGTCTGAGCAGGACCTGCAGCGGGAAATCAGGGTCCAGCTGGCCCGGCTGCCTGAGTCCACGTCCGGGCCACCCCCCAGGCCTCAGGCCCGCCTGCCTGGGGCCCAAGCCATCTTTGAGGCCCAGCAGCTGGCAGGGGTGCGAGGAGGCACCAGGCCCGAGGTGCCCCAAATCGTGGTGCAGCCCCCAGAGGAGCCCAGGCCCCCGCGGCGCAAGCCCCAGACCCGAGGAAAGACCTTCCATGGGCTCCTGACTCGGCCCAGGGGTCCCCCTCTCGAGGGCCCCTCCAGGTCTCATCGAGGCTCCACCTCCTTCCTGGATACCCGGTTCTGA
- the TBC1D10C gene encoding carabin isoform X5 has protein sequence MPLPSEPCSQVPGLGMGWMGAQVPGWPEAASHTGFLHILQPVVAWVWGTMAQALGEDLVQTSEGQDDSSSLGSDSELSGPGPYRQADRYGFIGGSSAEPGPGHPPADLIRQREMKWVEMTSHWEKTMSRRYKKVKMQCRKGIPSALRARCWPLLCGAHVCQQNSPGTYQELAKAPGDPQWMETINRDLHRQFPLHEMFVSPQGHGQQGLLQVLKAYTLYRPEQGYCQAQGPVAAVLLMHLPPEEAFWCLVQICEVYLPGYYGPHMEAVQLDAEVFTALLRRLLPRVHKHLQQVGVGPLLYLPEWFLCLFARSLPFPTVLRVWDAFLSEGTSCRDAESRCGELCPLAAGMLLCSEASAPTSRSHCHCSWSESGCRAAGGWEASGGGQGQVQN, from the exons ATGCCTCTCCCCTCTGAACCCTGCAGCCAGGTCCCTGGGCTAGGGATGGGCTGGATGGGAGCCCAGGTTCCAGGCTGGCCAGAAGCAGCCTCTCACActggctttctccacatcctacaGCCCGTGGTAGCTTGGGTCTGGGGCACCAtggcccaggccctgggggaggACCTCGTACAAACTTCCGAGGGGCAGGATGACTCCAGCTCTTTGGGGTctgactctgagctgagtgggCCCGGCCCATATCGCCAGGCTGATCGCTATGGCTTCATTGGGGGCAGCTCAGCAGAACCAGG GCCAGGTCACCCTCCTGCAGACCTTATCCGCCAGCGGGAGATGAAGTGGGTAGAGATGACCTCGCACTGGGAGAAAACCATGTCTCGGCGGTATAAGAAG GTAAAGATGCAGTGCCGGAAAGGCATCCCCTCGGCTCTGCGGGCCCGCTGCTGGCCCCTGTTGTGCGGGGCCCATGTGTGTCAGCAGAACAGCCCAGGCACCTATCAG GAACTGGCCAAAGCCCCTGGAGACCCACAGTGGATGGAGACCATCAACCGGGACCTGCACCGCCAGTTCCCTCTACACGAGATGTTTGTGTCGCCCCAGGGTCACGG GCAGCAGGGGCTCCTGCAGGTACTCAAGGCCTACACCCTGTATCGGCCTGAACAGGGCTACTGTCAGGCCCAAGGCCCTGTGGCCGCTGTGCTGCTCATGCATCTGCCCCCAGAG GAGGCCTTCTGGTGCCTGGTACAGATCTGCGAGGTCTACCTCCCCGGCTACTATGGGCCTCATATG GAGGCCGTGCAGCTGGACGCCGAGGTGTTCACGGCTCTGCTTCGACGGCTGCTCCCTCGCGTGCACAAGCACCTGCAGCAGGTGGGCGTCGGGCCTCTGCTCTACCTGCCCGAGTGGTTCCTGTGTCTCTTCGCCcgctccctgcccttccccaccgtGCTGCGTGTCTGGGACGCCTTCCTCAGCGAGG GGACCAGCTGCCGAGACGCAGAGAGCAGGTGTGGGGAGTTGTGTCCCCTGGCTGCTGGCATGCTGCTCTGCTCAGAAGCATCAGCCCCCACATCGCGGTCCCACTGTCACTGCTCCTGGTCTGAGTCAGGCTGCAGAGCTGCGGGAGGGTGGGAGGCGTCTGGCGGAGGGCAGGGTCAGGTACAGAATTGA
- the TBC1D10C gene encoding carabin isoform X3 — protein MAQALGEDLVQTSEGQDDSSSLGSDSELSGPGPYRQADRYGFIGGSSAEPGPGHPPADLIRQREMKWVEMTSHWEKTMSRRYKKVKMQCRKGIPSALRARCWPLLCGAHVCQQNSPGTYQELAKAPGDPQWMETINRDLHRQFPLHEMFVSPQGHGQQGLLQVLKAYTLYRPEQGYCQAQGPVAAVLLMHLPPEEAFWCLVQICEVYLPGYYGPHMEAVQLDAEVFTALLRRLLPRVHKHLQQVGVGPLLYLPEWFLCLFARSLPFPTVLRVWDAFLSEGVKVLFRVGLTLVRLALGTTEQRLACPGLLETLGALRAIPPTQLQEEVFMSQVHSVALSEQDLQREIRVQLARLPESTSGPPPRPQARLPGAQAIFEAQQLAGVRGGTRPEVPQIVVQPPEEPRPPRRKPQTRGKTFHGLLTRPRGPPLEGPSRSHRGSTSFLDTRF, from the exons AtggcccaggccctgggggaggACCTCGTACAAACTTCCGAGGGGCAGGATGACTCCAGCTCTTTGGGGTctgactctgagctgagtgggCCCGGCCCATATCGCCAGGCTGATCGCTATGGCTTCATTGGGGGCAGCTCAGCAGAACCAGG GCCAGGTCACCCTCCTGCAGACCTTATCCGCCAGCGGGAGATGAAGTGGGTAGAGATGACCTCGCACTGGGAGAAAACCATGTCTCGGCGGTATAAGAAG GTAAAGATGCAGTGCCGGAAAGGCATCCCCTCGGCTCTGCGGGCCCGCTGCTGGCCCCTGTTGTGCGGGGCCCATGTGTGTCAGCAGAACAGCCCAGGCACCTATCAG GAACTGGCCAAAGCCCCTGGAGACCCACAGTGGATGGAGACCATCAACCGGGACCTGCACCGCCAGTTCCCTCTACACGAGATGTTTGTGTCGCCCCAGGGTCACGG GCAGCAGGGGCTCCTGCAGGTACTCAAGGCCTACACCCTGTATCGGCCTGAACAGGGCTACTGTCAGGCCCAAGGCCCTGTGGCCGCTGTGCTGCTCATGCATCTGCCCCCAGAG GAGGCCTTCTGGTGCCTGGTACAGATCTGCGAGGTCTACCTCCCCGGCTACTATGGGCCTCATATG GAGGCCGTGCAGCTGGACGCCGAGGTGTTCACGGCTCTGCTTCGACGGCTGCTCCCTCGCGTGCACAAGCACCTGCAGCAGGTGGGCGTCGGGCCTCTGCTCTACCTGCCCGAGTGGTTCCTGTGTCTCTTCGCCcgctccctgcccttccccaccgtGCTGCGTGTCTGGGACGCCTTCCTCAGCGAGG GCGTGAAGGTGCTGTTCCGAGTGGGGCTGACGCTCGTGCGCCTGGCGCTGGGCACCACAGAACAGCGCCTGGCCTGCCCCGGGCTCCTGGAGACCCTCGGTGCCCTGCGAGCCATCCCACCCACCCAGCTGCAGGAGGAGGTCTTCATGTCCCAG GTGCACAGCGTGGCCCTGTCTGAGCAGGACCTGCAGCGGGAAATCAGGGTCCAGCTGGCCCGGCTGCCTGAGTCCACGTCCGGGCCACCCCCCAGGCCTCAGGCCCGCCTGCCTGGGGCCCAAGCCATCTTTGAGGCCCAGCAGCTGGCAGGGGTGCGAGGAGGCACCAGGCCCGAGGTGCCCCAAATCGTGGTGCAGCCCCCAGAGGAGCCCAGGCCCCCGCGGCGCAAGCCCCAGACCCGAGGAAAGACCTTCCATGGGCTCCTGACTCGGCCCAGGGGTCCCCCTCTCGAGGGCCCCTCCAGGTCTCATCGAGGCTCCACCTCCTTCCTGGATACCCGGTTCTGA